Sequence from the Saccharopolyspora pogona genome:
AGATCCGCCCGTCGGTCCACACGTAGCCGAGGTGCACCAGGGTGTGCAGGAACCGGCGGGCCGCCGCGCGCGACAGATCGGTCGCGCGGGCGACCTCGGACAGCGTCATCTCCGGGTGTGACTCGTTGAACGCGCGGATCACCAGGAGCCCGCGCGCCAGCGACTGGACGTAACCACCGCTCGTGTCGGACACGGGCTCCATGGTGATCTCCTGTGGTCTCGGGGTCAGTCCGGCCGTTCTTCGCCGAGAATCGTATTGGCGATCGCGAAGTCGCTGTTCGCTCGGGGCGCCCCGGCGTAGATCGCGACGTGCATCAGCATCTCGTGGATGTGCTCCGGCGGCACGCCGTTGCGGCGGGCGGCCTTCACGTGCATCGCGAACTCGACCTCGCAGCCCACCGCAGCCAGGATCGCCAGCGTCAGCATGCTGCGGGTCTGCCGGTCGACGCCGTCGCCGCTCCACAGGTCGCCCCACGCGTAGCCGGTGATGAAATCCTGGAAGCCCTCGGTGAACGAGGTGATCTTGGCGTTGGCCCGGTCCACGTGCTCGTCGCCGAGGACCTGCCGGCGCACCTGCATGCCCTGCGCGTGCCGGGTTTCGTTGTCGAGGCGGTCGGGCGTCACAGGCTCCTCGTGAAGAGGTCCAGGAGCAGCCGGTTGACGGCCTCGGGCTGTTCGGCGTTGGCCAGGTGCGCCGCCGGGGACAGCACTTCCAGCCGGGCGCCCGCGACGGCAGCGGCGATCTGCTCGGCGTGCTCCGGGGGAGTGGCCGGGTCTTCGGCACCGGCGATCACCAGCGTCGGCGCGGTGATCTCGCCGAGCTTGGGCAGCAGGTCCATGTCGGCGATCGCCTCGCAGCAACCCGCATAGCCCTCGTCGTCGGCCGCGGCGAGCATGCCGCCGAACTTCTCGACGATGTCGGCCCGCCCGGCCAGTTCCGGCGTGAACCACCTCGGCAGCGACGGCTCGACCATCGCCTGGGTGCCCTTGTTGCGCACCACCGCGGCGCGGTCCCGCCACATCGACGCCGGGCCGAGATCGGCGGAGGTGCAGATCAGCGCGAGCCGGTCGATGCGCTCCGGTGCGTTCTCGGCGAGCCACATGCCGGTCATGCCGCCCAGCGACACCCCGGCGAAGTGCGCCCGGCGGATGCCGAGCGTGTCCAGCAGCGCCAGCACGTCGCCGCCGAGTTGCTTGAGCGTGTACGGGCCAGGCTTGCCGGGAGTGCCGCCGTGGCCGCGCTGGTCGTAGCGCAGCACCTGGAACTCCTGCGCCAGGGCCGGAACCTGCTCGTCCCACAACGTCAGGTCGGTGCCAAGCGAGTTGGACAGCACGACGACCGGAGCACCGTCCGGTCCGGTCAGCTTGTAGTTCACGTTCACCGGTTCTGCGCCCTTTTCGTTGATCTTGATCGCCACGCGGACGGCGTCGGCGCCGAGCGAGGCGAGCGTGCCCGCAGGGTCGCCGAGCTGCGCCGCAAGCCGTTCGCCACAGACGC
This genomic interval carries:
- the pcaC gene encoding 4-carboxymuconolactone decarboxylase, with amino-acid sequence MTPDRLDNETRHAQGMQVRRQVLGDEHVDRANAKITSFTEGFQDFITGYAWGDLWSGDGVDRQTRSMLTLAILAAVGCEVEFAMHVKAARRNGVPPEHIHEMLMHVAIYAGAPRANSDFAIANTILGEERPD
- the pcaD gene encoding 3-oxoadipate enol-lactonase, which gives rise to MNVNYKLTGPDGAPVVVLSNSLGTDLTLWDEQVPALAQEFQVLRYDQRGHGGTPGKPGPYTLKQLGGDVLALLDTLGIRRAHFAGVSLGGMTGMWLAENAPERIDRLALICTSADLGPASMWRDRAAVVRNKGTQAMVEPSLPRWFTPELAGRADIVEKFGGMLAAADDEGYAGCCEAIADMDLLPKLGEITAPTLVIAGAEDPATPPEHAEQIAAAVAGARLEVLSPAAHLANAEQPEAVNRLLLDLFTRSL